Proteins encoded in a region of the Enterococcus gilvus ATCC BAA-350 genome:
- a CDS encoding ABC transporter substrate-binding protein, whose product MYKKIVLGTVSLLALFSLAACGQSSDSKDSTTDVRTLTDAQDHKVKIPKKPKKIIASYLEDYLVALDEKPVAQWTVGEGRIQHYLQDDLKGIPTINYDLPYEDVLKFEPDLLLIGSNGSLEGGKYKEYAKIAPTYVVKNGDNVTWRDQLEDIGNVLDKKDQAKEVEKNYDALVTKTKDELKDKIEGKSAAVLWVTNNSAFMVADTRSSGQLLYKELGFEVPKLTKDVSEKATADFSQVSLESLSQLDADYLFLVNSDSGAAMFKDPLWENIPAVKNKQLFEFDGNSSWLYNGPIAYTKMVENIRDTLK is encoded by the coding sequence ATGTATAAAAAAATCGTTTTAGGAACTGTTTCGCTTCTCGCACTATTCAGTTTAGCTGCTTGCGGGCAAAGCAGCGACAGTAAAGATAGCACAACTGACGTTCGGACCCTGACCGATGCGCAAGATCATAAGGTAAAAATTCCCAAGAAACCAAAAAAAATCATCGCTTCGTACCTCGAGGATTATCTTGTGGCGCTGGATGAAAAGCCGGTGGCTCAATGGACCGTTGGTGAAGGACGGATTCAGCACTATCTACAGGATGACCTGAAAGGCATTCCCACTATCAACTATGACCTGCCCTATGAAGATGTTTTAAAATTTGAACCTGATCTATTGTTGATTGGTTCCAATGGGTCTCTTGAAGGCGGAAAATACAAAGAGTACGCCAAAATCGCCCCAACCTATGTCGTAAAAAATGGCGACAACGTGACTTGGCGTGACCAATTAGAAGACATCGGGAACGTTTTAGATAAAAAGGACCAAGCGAAAGAAGTAGAGAAAAACTACGATGCCCTTGTCACTAAGACCAAAGACGAGTTGAAGGATAAGATCGAAGGCAAATCGGCGGCAGTTTTATGGGTGACCAACAACTCCGCATTCATGGTGGCTGATACACGTTCAAGCGGGCAGCTGCTTTACAAGGAATTAGGCTTTGAAGTGCCCAAGCTGACAAAAGACGTGAGTGAAAAAGCCACTGCTGACTTTTCGCAAGTTTCCTTAGAAAGCCTCTCGCAACTAGATGCCGACTATCTCTTCTTAGTCAACAGCGATTCTGGTGCAGCTATGTTCAAAGACCCTCTGTGGGAAAACATTCCGGCTGTCAAAAACAAGCAGCTATTTGAATTTGATGGCAATTCCAGCTGGTTATACAACGGGCCTATCGCCTATACCAAAATGGTTGAAAACATTCGTGATACCTTAAAATAA
- a CDS encoding DUF6681 family protein, with amino-acid sequence MTILLDIINGLNKFLGFLDISPKYSNRAYTLLSIIPTVYILRIVYGLWLNQNYLQLVIYGLVFLGLVYFFVLNFFYYFLDKNVKGDITQLFVKYLPDDAFNIQNEQPKKTKKAFEHAKELPVDFEEDYQLKLVENIQSLIDEKEIKTRDLTKEEGFLIDENTLYPYYYVKQINGDTYQLQIGRNYRELEVIGTIRQAEPLNPIGLFIVGGDFVKGGVRYHEPYRLKFLVKIQAPTPSNTRTRRSKK; translated from the coding sequence ATGACCATTTTGTTAGATATTATTAACGGGTTGAATAAATTTCTTGGGTTTTTAGATATTAGCCCCAAATATTCAAACCGTGCCTATACCTTATTAAGCATCATACCCACGGTCTATATTTTAAGAATCGTGTATGGGCTTTGGTTGAATCAGAATTATTTACAATTAGTGATCTATGGATTGGTTTTCCTTGGATTGGTCTATTTCTTTGTTTTAAATTTCTTTTACTACTTTTTAGATAAAAACGTAAAAGGAGATATCACGCAGCTATTTGTTAAATACTTGCCGGATGATGCCTTTAATATTCAAAACGAACAGCCGAAGAAAACGAAAAAGGCATTTGAACACGCGAAGGAATTGCCTGTGGATTTTGAGGAAGACTACCAATTAAAGCTAGTCGAAAATATTCAATCGTTAATTGATGAAAAAGAAATCAAGACAAGAGACCTGACAAAAGAAGAAGGATTCTTGATCGATGAAAATACGCTTTATCCCTACTATTATGTCAAGCAGATCAATGGGGATACCTATCAATTGCAGATCGGCAGAAATTACCGCGAGCTGGAAGTGATCGGAACGATCCGCCAAGCGGAACCATTGAATCCCATAGGGCTGTTTATCGTAGGCGGGGATTTTGTCAAAGGCGGGGTACGTTACCATGAACCGTATCGCTTGAAATTTCTTGTTAAGATACAAGCGCCGACACCTTCAAATACACGAACACGTCGAAGCAAAAAATAA
- the rpmG gene encoding 50S ribosomal protein L33, translated as MRVNITLECTSCKERNYLTNKNKRNNPDRLEKMKYCPRERKVTLHKEVK; from the coding sequence ATGCGCGTAAATATCACTTTAGAATGTACTTCTTGTAAAGAACGTAACTACCTAACAAACAAAAACAAACGTAACAACCCTGATCGTTTGGAAAAAATGAAATATTGCCCACGCGAACGTAAAGTTACTTTGCATAAAGAAGTAAAATAA
- a CDS encoding glutathione peroxidase: MTVYNFEVKQTDGTEKSLADYKGDVLLIVNTATGCGFTPQYEGLQNLYDRYKDNGFEILDFPCNQFGNQAPGTDVEVAEFCQLNYQTTFQTFGKIDVNGEKEDPLYSYMKSAQGGLLNKAIKWNFTKFLVDREGNVIKRYASQTKPEDIAKDIEAQL; the protein is encoded by the coding sequence ATGACAGTTTATAATTTCGAAGTAAAACAGACAGACGGAACAGAGAAATCTTTAGCAGATTACAAAGGCGACGTGTTATTGATCGTCAATACGGCAACGGGCTGCGGCTTTACACCACAATACGAAGGTCTGCAAAACTTATACGACCGCTACAAGGACAACGGATTTGAAATCTTAGATTTTCCCTGCAACCAATTTGGCAATCAAGCGCCAGGGACAGATGTGGAAGTAGCTGAATTTTGTCAGTTAAATTATCAGACTACGTTCCAAACATTCGGCAAGATCGATGTCAACGGTGAGAAGGAAGATCCTTTGTACAGCTATATGAAGAGTGCGCAAGGTGGTTTACTTAACAAAGCCATCAAATGGAATTTCACAAAATTTCTTGTTGATCGTGAAGGAAACGTGATTAAACGCTACGCGTCCCAAACAAAGCCGGAAGATATTGCGAAGGACATTGAAGCCCAATTATAA
- a CDS encoding peptidoglycan D,D-transpeptidase FtsI family protein, producing MKFTNPFKKLFEKLKLADEKGRNQNKSHIPFRLNFLFFIIFGLFVILVTRLGYLQIVEGDKMKAEMKASTTITVKENAPRGVIYDAKGTALVNNVPNPAITFTRGNSMKASDILKLATELNKLIDVTADENLTERDKKDYWLADEDHLKEAEERLSFKEKNLDTTNEYQKLVDKVTDSEIQLNEEQLKVATIFKRMNSASELSTVFVKNEGVSDEELAVVAEHASDLPGVSTGTDWDRSYNDALDGSLRSILGNITTEKEGLPAEVADEYLKKGYARNDRVGKSYLEKEYESDLQGKKGEYKVTLNQQGNIEKQQEIKKGEKGSNIVLTINSDFQKKVDDILRKHYQGLVDSGVAKYSPGAYAVAMNPNTGEIYAMSGLSHDTNSKTLQENTLGTITNAFVPGSVVKGGTVTAGYETGVISGNDTLIDQPIKLSGTSLKGSIYNKAIGNQIPLNTVKALEWSSNAYMMQLVLRMLGVQYQQNMTLPEIASTKESYNKLRNAFAEYGMGVKTQIDLPNEATGVVNTEFGKENGPGGGNLLDLSFGQYDTYTPIQLAQYAATVANGGTRISPHVVKGIYGNTDSGGLGELQKEITGKKLNQVNISTDQMGIIREGFYQAVHGNDPYTTARDLASAKIDPAAKTGTAETVPEGNPNVSTINSNIVAYAPYDKPQIAISVMLPNLDEEHDDTNKAIAKDIINAFADTYGVQ from the coding sequence ATGAAATTTACGAATCCATTTAAAAAACTATTTGAAAAATTAAAGCTTGCGGATGAAAAAGGACGCAATCAAAACAAAAGTCATATTCCTTTTCGTTTGAATTTCCTATTTTTTATCATTTTCGGATTGTTTGTTATTTTAGTGACAAGATTAGGCTACCTTCAGATCGTTGAAGGCGACAAAATGAAAGCTGAAATGAAAGCCTCAACGACCATTACTGTAAAAGAGAATGCTCCTCGTGGTGTAATATACGATGCCAAGGGAACGGCATTAGTCAATAATGTTCCGAATCCAGCGATCACGTTTACCCGTGGGAATAGTATGAAGGCGTCAGATATTCTGAAGCTGGCAACCGAACTCAATAAATTGATTGATGTAACAGCGGATGAAAATCTGACTGAGCGAGATAAAAAAGATTATTGGTTAGCCGATGAGGATCATTTGAAAGAAGCCGAAGAACGGTTATCCTTTAAAGAGAAAAACCTTGATACTACCAATGAGTATCAAAAATTGGTTGATAAAGTTACGGACAGCGAGATTCAATTAAATGAAGAGCAGCTAAAAGTTGCGACGATTTTTAAACGAATGAATAGCGCCTCTGAACTCAGCACGGTTTTTGTCAAGAATGAAGGAGTATCCGATGAAGAATTGGCTGTCGTTGCCGAACACGCCTCAGATTTGCCTGGGGTGTCTACAGGGACAGACTGGGATCGCTCGTATAACGATGCGTTGGACGGCTCTTTGAGAAGTATTTTAGGAAATATAACTACTGAAAAAGAAGGCTTGCCTGCGGAAGTGGCGGATGAATATTTGAAAAAGGGCTACGCGCGGAACGATCGTGTCGGAAAGAGCTATTTAGAAAAAGAATATGAATCTGATCTGCAAGGGAAAAAGGGCGAGTACAAAGTTACATTAAATCAACAAGGAAACATTGAGAAGCAACAGGAAATCAAAAAAGGCGAAAAGGGATCAAACATCGTCTTGACGATCAATTCCGATTTCCAGAAAAAAGTCGATGATATTTTACGGAAGCATTACCAAGGATTAGTAGACAGCGGAGTCGCCAAGTATTCACCGGGTGCTTATGCCGTCGCTATGAATCCAAATACCGGCGAAATTTATGCCATGTCAGGATTGTCTCATGACACCAACAGCAAAACGCTGCAAGAAAATACGCTAGGGACGATCACCAATGCCTTTGTTCCCGGGTCTGTCGTGAAGGGCGGAACGGTTACGGCGGGCTATGAAACCGGCGTGATCAGCGGAAACGATACGTTGATCGACCAGCCGATCAAATTGTCCGGTACGTCATTAAAAGGCTCTATTTACAATAAAGCAATAGGAAATCAGATACCTTTAAACACAGTGAAGGCACTGGAATGGTCATCAAATGCATACATGATGCAGCTTGTCCTGCGAATGTTAGGTGTGCAGTACCAGCAAAACATGACCTTGCCAGAAATTGCTTCGACAAAAGAATCGTATAACAAACTGAGAAATGCATTTGCTGAATATGGGATGGGTGTGAAAACACAAATCGATTTACCAAATGAGGCGACGGGGGTCGTGAATACTGAGTTTGGGAAAGAGAATGGCCCTGGAGGCGGGAACCTATTGGACCTTTCCTTTGGACAATACGATACGTATACCCCGATCCAGTTGGCGCAATATGCTGCGACTGTCGCAAATGGCGGGACGCGTATCTCTCCTCACGTTGTCAAAGGCATCTATGGGAATACCGATAGCGGTGGTTTAGGGGAACTTCAAAAAGAAATCACTGGTAAAAAATTGAACCAAGTGAATATTTCCACTGATCAAATGGGGATCATCCGCGAAGGGTTTTACCAAGCTGTTCATGGCAATGACCCTTACACAACGGCACGTGATCTAGCTTCTGCTAAGATCGACCCTGCTGCAAAAACGGGGACCGCAGAAACGGTACCTGAAGGGAATCCAAATGTAAGTACGATCAACAGCAATATCGTGGCATATGCACCTTACGACAAACCGCAAATCGCCATCAGTGTGATGTTGCCGAATTTAGATGAAGAACATGACGATACGAATAAGGCCATCGCAAAAGACATAATAAATGCATTTGCGGACACATATGGCGTACAATAA
- the thrS gene encoding threonine--tRNA ligase produces the protein MVKISFPDGSAKEFDKGITGLEIAKSISSSLAKKALAVVVNGELEDLNRPIEEDAALKIVTESDEEALALVRHSSAHLMAQAIRRLFPNMHFGVGPAIESGFYYDTDNGDGDQLSEEDFPAIEKEMKKIIKENLPIERKVMSRQEALDFFSYDPYKVELISDLPEDEVITAYTQGEFTDLCRGPHVPSTGKIKIVKLLSVAGAYWRGNSDNKMMQRIYGTTFFKQDELDHFLKMREEAKERDHRKLGKELDLFMISQEVGSGLPFWLPKGATIRRIIERYIVDKEISMGYEHVYTPVLADTGLYKTSGHWDHYKDDMFPIMDMGEGEESLVLRPMNCPHHMMIYKNHIHSYRELPIRLAELGMDHRYEKSGALSGLQRVREMTMNDAHIFVRPDQIKEEFRRTLDLILEVYKDFGFEDYRFRLSYRDPENTEKYFDDDEMWETSQGLLKEVMDESGFDYFEADGEAAFYGPKLDVQVLTAIGTEETLSTIQFDFLLPERFDLTYIGEDGKEHRPVVVHRSVVSTMERFTAYLIEQYKGAFPTWLAPEQVAILPVSPEHHGDYAYEVKDRLIREGVRVEVDDRNEKLGYKIRQAQTQKIPYLLVIGDKEVNDATVNVRRYGSEEQEVQDLNVFVDAIKDDIDNLSRS, from the coding sequence ATGGTAAAAATTTCATTTCCAGATGGATCAGCGAAAGAGTTTGACAAAGGCATTACCGGTTTAGAAATTGCAAAAAGTATTTCTAGTTCATTAGCTAAAAAAGCGTTGGCTGTTGTAGTAAACGGCGAACTTGAAGATTTAAATCGACCAATTGAAGAGGATGCAGCTTTAAAAATCGTGACAGAAAGTGACGAAGAAGCATTAGCGTTGGTTCGTCATTCAAGTGCGCATCTAATGGCGCAAGCGATCCGTCGTTTATTCCCGAATATGCATTTCGGCGTAGGTCCAGCGATCGAGTCTGGATTCTATTACGACACAGACAATGGAGATGGCGATCAACTCAGCGAAGAAGATTTCCCAGCGATTGAAAAAGAAATGAAGAAGATCATCAAAGAAAACTTACCGATCGAACGCAAAGTCATGAGTCGTCAAGAGGCCTTAGATTTCTTCAGCTACGACCCTTATAAGGTAGAATTAATTTCTGATCTTCCAGAAGACGAAGTGATCACGGCGTATACACAAGGCGAATTTACAGACTTATGCCGCGGACCACACGTACCATCAACAGGAAAAATCAAAATCGTGAAACTACTTTCAGTGGCAGGTGCTTACTGGCGCGGAAATTCTGATAACAAAATGATGCAACGTATTTACGGGACTACTTTCTTCAAACAAGACGAATTGGATCATTTCTTGAAAATGCGTGAAGAAGCAAAAGAACGTGACCACCGTAAATTAGGAAAAGAATTAGACCTGTTTATGATCTCGCAAGAAGTAGGTTCAGGACTGCCTTTCTGGTTGCCAAAAGGTGCAACGATTCGCCGTATCATCGAACGTTACATCGTGGACAAAGAAATCTCAATGGGGTATGAGCACGTCTATACACCTGTTTTAGCAGATACTGGTTTGTACAAGACATCTGGTCACTGGGATCATTATAAAGATGACATGTTCCCGATCATGGACATGGGTGAGGGCGAAGAATCCTTAGTCTTACGTCCAATGAACTGCCCACACCACATGATGATCTACAAAAACCATATTCATTCTTACCGTGAATTGCCTATTCGTTTAGCTGAACTTGGCATGGACCATCGTTATGAAAAATCAGGTGCATTGTCAGGCTTGCAGCGTGTTCGTGAAATGACGATGAACGACGCACATATCTTTGTTCGTCCAGATCAAATCAAAGAAGAATTCCGTCGTACATTAGACTTGATTTTAGAAGTTTACAAAGACTTCGGGTTCGAAGATTACCGTTTCCGTTTAAGCTACCGTGACCCTGAAAACACAGAAAAATACTTTGATGACGATGAAATGTGGGAAACTTCTCAAGGCTTGTTAAAAGAAGTAATGGATGAATCAGGCTTTGATTATTTTGAAGCGGATGGCGAAGCAGCGTTCTACGGTCCTAAACTAGATGTTCAAGTATTGACAGCTATTGGAACAGAAGAAACACTTTCAACGATCCAATTCGACTTCTTATTACCTGAACGCTTTGACTTAACTTACATTGGCGAAGATGGCAAAGAACACCGCCCAGTCGTTGTTCACCGCAGTGTCGTTTCAACAATGGAACGCTTCACAGCTTACTTGATCGAACAATACAAAGGAGCATTCCCAACATGGTTGGCTCCAGAGCAAGTCGCGATTTTACCAGTTTCTCCTGAACACCATGGCGACTACGCGTATGAAGTAAAAGATCGCTTGATTCGCGAAGGGGTTCGTGTGGAAGTAGATGACCGCAACGAAAAACTTGGCTACAAGATCCGTCAGGCGCAAACACAAAAAATTCCTTACCTATTAGTAATTGGGGACAAGGAAGTCAATGATGCAACGGTCAACGTTCGTCGCTACGGAAGCGAAGAACAAGAAGTGCAAGACTTGAATGTCTTTGTCGATGCTATTAAGGACGATATTGATAATTTGAGCCGCAGCTAA
- a CDS encoding 2-hydroxymuconate tautomerase encodes MPFVHIELKEGRSEEQLTKMVEEVTEAVSRTAGAPKENIHVIINEMQKDRYAQGGKWK; translated from the coding sequence ATGCCATTCGTACACATCGAGCTAAAAGAAGGACGATCTGAAGAGCAATTGACTAAAATGGTGGAGGAAGTTACTGAAGCAGTTTCAAGAACTGCCGGCGCACCAAAAGAGAATATCCATGTGATCATCAATGAAATGCAAAAAGACAGATATGCCCAAGGCGGAAAATGGAAATAA
- a CDS encoding VOC family protein: protein MDIYLHFDDQAADAIAFYEEVFHTEPANIMTFGQMPHDEEHPVDEAIKELVLNANLKINGTNVMISDSPKGMAPPIAIGNNVALVYDAETAEEASEIFMKLSENGAILLPLEKTFWAELYGMVKDSYGVNWHINLYS from the coding sequence ATGGATATCTACTTACATTTTGACGATCAAGCAGCCGATGCCATTGCCTTTTATGAAGAAGTCTTTCACACGGAACCTGCAAATATTATGACATTTGGTCAAATGCCCCATGATGAAGAACATCCTGTTGATGAAGCCATCAAAGAGTTGGTCCTCAACGCGAACTTGAAAATTAACGGTACGAACGTCATGATCTCTGACAGTCCTAAAGGGATGGCGCCTCCGATCGCCATCGGAAATAACGTAGCCTTAGTTTATGATGCAGAGACCGCGGAAGAAGCCTCGGAGATTTTTATGAAGCTCTCTGAAAACGGCGCTATTTTATTGCCTCTTGAAAAAACATTTTGGGCAGAGCTTTACGGAATGGTCAAAGATTCCTACGGCGTCAATTGGCATATAAATCTTTATAGCTAA
- a CDS encoding VOC family protein, with protein sequence MEQQFGCCLWFDGHIHEAALFYTGIFEDSTLLNETHFITDEHGTIGDLLTATVELAGCEFLLLNGGDTFKPTPAISYVVNCENEEQLTTVWQQLNHDGKTLMPLTDYPELGMFGWTTDRYGFSWQVRLGENLQTIVPCILFGNDNYGLAQAAIDEWIAAFGGKQTFVIKGKEERLRASGFQLRGQDLIIMDSPDKQDFDFTMGNSFYFYFKDQSDIDHAWEAITPEGNEWACGWMEDRYGIYWQTVNQDLLDWTNDPDPEKARRATQEMYKMKKIDLAQIKRAHDGTL encoded by the coding sequence ATGGAACAGCAATTTGGGTGTTGTTTGTGGTTTGATGGACATATCCATGAAGCGGCACTGTTTTATACAGGCATTTTTGAGGATAGCACCCTCCTCAACGAAACGCACTTCATCACCGATGAACATGGGACGATCGGGGATTTATTGACCGCGACAGTAGAATTGGCCGGTTGCGAATTTCTATTACTGAACGGCGGCGATACATTCAAGCCGACGCCAGCAATCTCTTATGTCGTCAACTGTGAAAATGAAGAACAGCTCACGACGGTATGGCAGCAGTTGAATCATGATGGAAAAACATTGATGCCGCTGACAGACTATCCCGAGCTAGGCATGTTTGGTTGGACGACGGATCGGTATGGCTTCTCTTGGCAAGTTCGTTTAGGGGAAAATTTACAGACGATCGTTCCCTGCATCTTGTTCGGCAACGACAATTATGGCTTGGCACAGGCGGCGATTGATGAATGGATCGCGGCCTTCGGAGGAAAACAAACGTTTGTCATCAAGGGAAAAGAAGAACGGTTGCGGGCCTCTGGCTTTCAACTTCGCGGGCAAGACTTGATCATAATGGATAGCCCCGATAAACAGGACTTTGATTTTACGATGGGCAATTCCTTTTACTTCTATTTTAAAGACCAATCCGACATCGACCACGCCTGGGAGGCGATCACTCCAGAAGGAAACGAGTGGGCATGCGGCTGGATGGAAGACCGCTATGGGATTTATTGGCAAACGGTCAATCAAGACTTGCTTGACTGGACCAATGACCCCGATCCAGAAAAGGCGCGACGAGCGACACAAGAAATGTATAAAATGAAAAAGATTGATCTTGCTCAAATCAA